ATTTAATTGAGTGCTATTAATACTGGTATTGCTGAGGGCATCAATCGCCTGAGTAAATTCTAAAGGTGCACTACTCTCGGATTGTGTGTCAACTTCCAAGGATTCAGTGGCTGTTGTCTCCGTAGTTGTTGTCGTAGTTGTCGTCGTTGTACTCGGCAACGGGTACGGCCCACTAACTACTAACGCTTCGTCCCAGGACATCTTTGGTTGCAGCGCAGGTTTTCTAAAGCTCACGCCATACGGATGAAGCGAATATATCAAGTAGTCCATCACGTACATCTGTCGGCCTTGGATATAGTGAAAGCTGATGGCAAGATCCGAACAGCAGTTTCGACCGTAAAATGGCTCGTAGAATGAATATTGCTTGTACCAAAAGTCCGGATCCTCCGCTGGGTTGCTCGTCAGGTGGAACAGTGGCTCCATCGGCAAAAAACGTTTTCGTCCCATGAGATCACGTGAATCTCCAGCTGTTACGTTGACACTTTCCATGCAGCGTCCTAAAAGCATATTTCGATAAAACTCCCATTGAAATTGACTAGGTTTGAACTTACCCATTTCTAGATCTTCTGTGTCATATGCAACGGAACACGTTTCTGTATTGTTCAGAGCTTGCTCTACAAAACGCTTCAGTGCTTCTCTACTAAGAACATATCCTGCCCCACCTGAGAAATACCCTTGACGGACGTACTCCGGATATCTAAATttacttccgaaaaaaatcggATATTGCGGTGAATATGGGTAGAGGAAAAACCTTAGGTTTTCCATGATAACGTATCTGAAAGCAAACAAAACAATTAGatcattaattttatttttaattcacACACTCACGTATCATCGTCTGCTTTCATGAACCAGTCGTACTCATCCAAGTGCTGTTCGTAAACGTACCGAAACGCTTCCCTCGTTTTGTTCCACAACGATTGCCGTCCTTCGCCAACCCCATCCAAAGCAATAGTCCCCACTTTCGCATCCTCGAAAGAACTCATCAGCAGTAACTTGTTGCAGCGGCGACCCCAGGTTCGCTTGACGTGCAGCGCTTTGGTTTCATGGTTGGCCGGAGTAGTCATGACCCAGCAGAGAACACGTACGGTGTCTGTTAAATTGACCGAATGCATCAGCAGTTGCTCCTCGATGGCGGCACCATATCGGTGCTGCGCCACTCCATTGTCGTTGGTTTGCAGAATTGAGAGAATCGTAAACATACACGCGACGATTATCGCAAACAGGAAGGCAAAGTGTTTACGCGATATGGATGGTTTTTCTGCGGGGAAGACAAGATGAGAGATAATTAATTCCAAATATTGATATTCGATATATCTACAAAAAATGCATGTTGACTCAAACTGATGATCAACGAAACATATTTGTGATTTGCAGAAAAGCTTATTGTGGTCAGCGCATGTGATTCGGTATGTAGAATAAGTATCTATGAACTGATTTCGTCGTCAAAGATTTTGACCTTGCAATTTTTAAACAAAGATCGTGCTTTTTATCCATTCCATTTCATAACTGCTATGATGTGATTCTGTACTAACTTATATTTAATGAAAAGGGTTATGACCAATCTAAATGCAAGGTCAAAATGTTGTCTATTGAAAAACATTCATAATTGTAACGATTTGACAATCGTTATCCCATTAACGAAATTATTAATGTAATAATAATTTAATGCCATGCTCGAGCGACGTTCAATAATGAGAATAGGTTGTGTTGAAAATGCTCTTTGAAAAATGGTAGAATGGTTCAGAAgtaaattcaataataaatttctgtgaaaatcTAAATGTATGGATTTCTATATCATTTATAGACTTCATGACTTAAGAAGAATTTGAACTAGTTTATCCAATCTTTAGACTCCCTCTGTAAGGTTTTAATTCTCTGTTACTTAAGCCACTCATTGATTATTAGTTTACTAAATTATAATTGGGATAGTTTTGTCACCGTGTGCATGACTTttccattattgatttattggcagTTATCGGTGAGTACGATTTTTTACTGCTCAAAGTAGGAGGGAATAAAGCAATATTAAGAATAGAATGGATAAATTTCGCAGGCAAGCGGCAAGTGTGAAGTGAACATAATTTGAATCTTTTTTTAATAGGGTAAGATTAGCATTGTTTAAATCACTGTTATTCTGCCCAACGTCCTCCTAGAAACGGCTTGGGTAGAAGCATGATGACTACTCGTACTAAGACAGGCATAATCGTCCTTACCGATAattgccaataaatcaataatgataaAATTTACTGAATTGTTAgatattttatgattttgtgatcaaaaaaccattggcgtaactacaggggggctaggggggctatagccccacctaggctccggctagccccccctagaaaatttgtaactttgtataagtattgcacatatctagTCCACTGATTATATACAGGGGTAAATACAGAGAAAGGATTATCTTCATTATCCAATCCCTCTCttcgaaacactacagcaaGTAGAATCAATTCGctcaagtttttgaacttcgagcaatgaatcgcctgcttagagcgtgcttacagcggcacactaggtgttaactttctgaaatcagtatggcgaaaggcatttaaggctcgatttctcaaaattaagcaccttcatcgaaataatatttagtaggcgtagtagcggacaccttcctacataaccggtaccaaatagtttttcatgaaaagatcctaatttaaaaaaaaaaccgcgttaaatgtctttcaccatacaaatttctggcggtaactcatgctggctattggcgcatatacgatagcgcctggatgtggaagcgacgggtagaaaatcagccactgccaataattcattgttatAAGGCTTGCTCATGACAAAATCTGAACCCCTTAAAACACGTTATAACTTttatgaaataccaaaggaaatacctcatcaacaagtgaattaaaaatatattatttattagtattacaaatacttaatggataatggacaattttttgagattttcaagtttttccagggtttgtgagtaattgttatctaaatcgagcgtatgatcttaacctaataccaatcctaaaagctgcagcgcattattatcactgtaggcttcctgagaaaggttcggtaaaactcttagatttcaagtagaggtaactaaaagctgaataagaaagaactttgtattctttcggatggattttagaaactctgcatactatttaattctctaaactcctattgtcgctgcagcaatgaaaccagtgaaaatgtctcagtaggcgtgaaacagacctactgagagaaaagatgtgttaAATGTTCCTATGTGTTAACAAATGCCTATAAGTtaatttgttgcaattttttttaactaaattgaccaataagttgtattgggatgtgaaacttattttttttaaaccatcctagaagttattctaacagaaaagaaaggttagtttgttgtggtcagatcgccgtttgaaagctcgtaggaaTTGTCAGGCCACTGAATTGAAAGCTGGCGAAAAGAGTTTGAATtactaatatttaatttataatgtattctgggttcgaagcaaataaaaaaatcctttgaaaatcagGATCATGCTTCACATTCTATTTACGGCGAGCGCAACACCTATGGTTTTTTGAACCTATCAAGAATTTTGGGAATCCtacgagatttctagatttttgaaacagggctgagcgtcgatgaacatcatttggaatatttaagtcgtccattgatatctggtagaccaacaatatacatcagttgaatcgagcaaaaatggtaaactttctgTCTTATTTGTTGTAAATTagaatagtttaaaaaaaaagttagccccccctagaatttttcattagttacgccaatgcaaaAAACCTTAAAAATCTATTAAggatacggcaggtatttccgtccatcgtcgtaggggtcaaaaccaacgaaagcaacacCCATTTGCTAAAATTCCACTATAGTAAAACGTTTCTcttgagcttacgatttggtacgaaAAAGTTTGtcgaaaaacgaacagtgggtaatgtctgtgacataaccgcgaagtggacgtaggacttgacttgaccatgcctttgaagatgtataatatatccaaatctctcacgtcacctaatttgtataaaaaatcggCGATGacagcccaaacattattataacaattttcatgggCAATATAGGAAAAAACATCTCAAAAAGAAAgctctcaatcgatttttcatctaatagtggaattttttgtgatttatttcattatatgtcacagttcttgttatgtaaCGGTTATGAacaaatcttgaaaatctgctattcgcgtataacattttatctctagagtattttagaatttttaagaactctttagtaagtctatcaatggctctcagaagaaccgtatgctttgaaaataaacattttctatgtccatctgttgaatagaggtaataaactatagaggacgattgtcgctgcggttccctttgttatcgttcccaaacatgttgagtacctatctgtcaaaacgtactgatttttccttcgttgacatttagtgccctatcttcgccagcaaaagatgtttcgtcagtgacgacagcgacaatcttcctctatagtttattacctctattatctgttgcgtcatgttgcagtGGATTGTAAAACTAATGTTGGGTGCTCCGGGTGGAGCGCGAAACCAAAGCTGTCTTCATGCAGTGTAGGTATGTGCCGACGTGTGTTGTTTCTCCAGATGGAACCAGCGGGATACGAACTGCCGACCGATGAACCGGTGACCAATTGCGAGCATTATCATTATCTttcttggccctgataagggccggaaattaactttttcatggacaactggttgaccgaaagagtttcttgttcgaaaccaaaacacacacacggtttcttcaaaagcatcgcaattctttctcttgcttttcttcagcctgtctcggatcGATACTGATGCCGGCCGGCCTCGGCTCAACTCTGCTGCtgttgccggtatctgctcggcATTGCTGCGGTGTCGGGTCTGTGGGGTGAACTGcttctggatttttttctacTGCTGTACTGATGGCTATGCTTCGGCTGATGTTGGCCTCGACTCTGCCGGGCCGAAAAAGTGGATAGTATGGACGATGCTGccttgctaaaaggtgtgaatgCTGTCGAATCGATATTACTGTTACttggcttgtcccggtcagaatgaaaggaaaaaaaatcacgttgtgCTATTTTATGCCTCCTCGTCAGACCCAGCAGCAGCTCATTCGCAGCTTCGACTGAAGGGCCTCCGAGTCCATGCGATATCGACTGAATAAGGAAATTATTTAACTCTtatagccttgaaaaaggctgtttgtttcGGCTTGGTCCAACTAATAAGGACTGAATGCTCTgtaagcgaatgcacttttcttttatacttaattttgaatcgtctCTGCTTCCCGATTGGTCGGCCAATCAGTGAGCGTCTTGTATCCCGttcctttgtcagccaaagcgtcatcatcatcgacgCGTTCGTGACATcttttgttgctcgctgctggcgtctatttcctaacgggacttttcgcacgGTACAGGCCACAAGCCTTGAGCTAAGAATTGCTGTTCAGGTGGGCAGTGCGGAAAATTTAAGATTGGTAGAACAGTCACATTcacattcagtcacgttcgctttgtgcgcgaacagtatcaaacaatgtttttctatataaatcgattgatagcttttcattttgagatatcttttttaaattgctcacgaaaactgttataataatgtttgggctgttatcaccgatttatttatctaaattagattatgtgagaaatttggacatattaagtgtctttaaaggcatggtcaagtctagtttttcgtccacttcgcggtcacagttcttgttatgtcacggttataaaaaatcttgaaaatctgctattcgcgtataacattttatccCTACACGGGTAAAATTCCATTCTCGAAAATCATAAatatgactcatgatttcatgaatatagtgcgttttcatgttatgaaaatacaccatgattataaatcatgaattcatgatttgTTTTATGATCTGTTTTCCAGTAACGCACTGATGCGTTACGGTTTTTCTACCGACGGCTAATCATAATTtggatcatgaaatcatgagtcatatTATCTGAAATCATGAGTCATTCGACCGGAATCATGAGTTCAATTCATGAAAATAGGAGCTTTTCTTATAAATGCGGGTTCCATCCGTCATCGAGTTGTGAATCGATTCATGATTtagttcatgaaatcatgagtcatcTTACCTGAAACCATGAGTCATTCGACCTGAAATCATGATTTGAGCTCATGAAAATGGAAGATTAGTTTTAAAATGTGGGCTCAGCCGATCATCGAATCGTAGGACGGGTCATAGCAGCATGAGTTGTTTAACTTGAAATTATGGATTGAATTTACGAAAATGGAACAATTTACTTGAACTAGAGCTCGTCCCATATTTAAGATTAATGAAATacgtataaaaattgaaatcagCAGTTATGAATCCGCCAGATGTGTATTGCTGCTACACATTATAAATAGAATATTCTCATGTTTGGCATGCTCTGCATTTCAGTATTCAACTCCACAGGGACATAGGGTACATTTTAATACCGAAGTCGTGTTCTTTTGAATTCAAATCAAAACCTAATTCACAatataaagattttttgaatttgcCAGCACCATCTCctcaacataaataaaaaaacgccaCCGCCGATCGATAGAGACAAATATTAATGATAACAATTGGACGCAAACTTAGCCAGTGTTTCGCAATAAAGCCGCAAGGGCGCTCTAAATTAACAAATAATAGattattattaaaatacaaTTGTTGATTAAACCTCATTACTTACAGAACATGTTTTAAATTAGAAAAACGCCGCCGCTGAGGATTATGGACGCCACAAATTTATTGCCACGGTTTGACAGATAAAGGTAACGCCTGTCCCAttgatttcataatttcatgaTTCACATTCATGGCAGCGGTAGCTTTGACTCATGATTTTGGTGAAttgaatcatgaaatcatgagtcaaattcatgatttcatgaaatgAGATagatcatgaattcatgatttttaaatcatgaaatcagtaacggatttgtttccgtgtagaatattggatttgacacCCAAGTACATTTTCTAACGCGGAGGGTATTTAAAACTTTGATATTATATACATCAgtggctctcagaagaaccgtttGCTTCGAAGAAATACATTTTCTATCTCCATCTGTTACGTCATGTTGCAGCGGACTGTAAGGCTGATGCTGGGTGCTCCTGGGTGGAGCGCAAAACCAAAGCTGTCTACATGCAGCGTATTCTCTTGACGTGTGCTGTTTCTTCAATGGAACCAGCGGGATGCGAATTGCCTTAATGCAGCATGCGACGAACCAGTGACGAATGCCACCCAAttgcgaaaattattattaactctcttggccctgataagggccgaaAATTAACTCCTTTTGGGGAACTGGTTGACCGAGGGGGTTTCTTTActcgaaaccaaaacacacacacgcgatttcttcaagaacattgcagttctttctcttttgattttcttcaacttgtttcggctcgataccaatgccggccggtctcggctcaacACTGATGCCGGTCGGCCTCAGCTCTTCATTGATGCCGGCTAgtttcggctcgactctgctgctgctgcctgtATCTCCTCGGCATTGCTACGTTGTCTGGTCTGTAGAATGGGCTGCTTCTGGAACATTTTCTGCGGCTGTACTGGCATGCTTTGGCTGATGGTGGCCTCGGCGCTGCCGGGCCGAAAAGCGGATGATGCGGACGATgctgttttgcgaaaagttgcgagTGCTGTCGAATCGGTGCTGCTGTGGCTTTGCTTGTCCCGGttagaatgaaagaaaaatatcccgttggaagttctgaacagaatgagaaggaaaaattgcgtcaccctcttttatggcttattttggtgcgcagttgcagcttatccgctagcgtctgcacccatcagaatcaagcgaacaaatctcgcttaacttttcaaaaggacctaagtaacatttttttcatgaattaatttgaatacagcaatcaatagctttcgtTTTGTTCTGTTAATTGcggtattcaaattaaatcatgaaaaaaatgttacttaggtccttttgaaaagttaagcgagaaatgacgcgaggaacaagcggcacccatatttataggtttcagtgcagtcaatgttttgcttcgaaaacagttttaggcctattgaaacaagtttttcgggtcatatcaagtatgaatatgaaCGGCATACATAAGATCAGTCGATTAGGGGTTTTCCGAAGAGATCCGTTCACTGGGACAGACGCtattatcattcaaaatctttcaacacagcgtaacgcggtcgattaagaaatattgaaatgacacccggtatagtgaagagagacgtaagtcctacgtcaaaataaaaTAGTAACGAGAGTAATTCGAGAAAAtagtaccgtgcgggaccgaaattcgtacagcaccgaaatccgtccacctcatgagatatcaataaattaaagggggttaaagataattaatttagaaatagattaatatcttatcctgttcagattttTGGCAGTAAGCTCTTAGGGCATataattggaaagaaggctttgaaattaaaaccacaaaaaacaaaaacaaatctccacccaccaaacgcggagtttgtgccgccattttgttttcgggtagagcataattgcaccaaaagtaactgtgttttaattgctaattgcgaatcattacataagataagcggaatacaaatcgtagggatcgcttctcaaggtgcgtatcgaactatttacagtggtagtttagtcaaacagactgtttcaattttaatatttagttaaaaaatagctgtacggattttgatcctttgattcaaaatccgtccacggtggacggatttcgagtcaggagtagttgatttaattcattattttatcatgttttgacgtaaactacgtctaaggggaagactcggatacagggtgtaaaatgagaattttcaatttggggaccgtcacgaaatcatgtaagatttgcaACATTAATAGGCTCTccatctttcaatggattttaaatatttatatatcaatcgattcgcaaactctctaccaatttgccagtaatattgaaacttttgattatcaactctaaactattgaaaattttagttctttcatgcatcatgcattcCCTATGCAGCgtgttccaatccttggtaattgcctacttttagggaaTTATCAATTGTTGAACTTGGGTGTATGAATATGGTGGTCCAGCTGCTAGACAATGGAGTTCCTACTCCCTGTCCTCTACAGAGTGGGAGGGGCTGCTAAAACTGGGTAGTAGTGTCGGTGGGATGTTTCCTCCTCTTCAAAATGCGgaatgatttctcgcttaacttttcaaaaggacctaagtaacatttttttcatgaattaatttgaatagcgcaatcaacagaacaacatgaaagcttttgattgcagtactattaattcatgaaaaaaatgtcacttaggtccttttgaaaagttaagcaagattTGTTCAGTTTACTGTTTtgggttttacgtagtttacatcgagcggtcgtgtcttgtatacaaccccaagattttttcgtagtttttaatgagtacctaaatgtgaaacacttcaaaagtagaagacTTCATGATCCTGTGGCGATGACAAATGTttcatttacattcgattcctattttcgaatgactttttcatatactaaggtgcttaagtgtacggatttcgatgccccacggtaccaTTGAAATTATCCAGGTTAATATTGGTTTGCTTTAAGTGACACATCATTCAATAATAACCAGATTGAGAGAAAATTCACTGCCACCAAAGATTTTCTCAGTAGTCTATAAATTCATGAAACAAATGATCTGCGATTGTATGATCACCTTGTGTGCGTTGAATACATCGAGCCAGATCAATCAGGATTGACAAGTTTAATTGAAAATGATCCTAAATGGTTTGAAGCCACATTACAGAGTGCCTCAACGGAAAGGGTTGCAACCCGGGAAGCAGAAAATAGCTCATTGACACCAAATTCTGTAGTGATACCCTACGCAGTTATAAACTGTATGTGCATAAGAGGTAACATACCAAGGGAGTAATATCAAAAATTCATAAccaaaatactttaggcataacatactcTTTTAGTACAGTACAAAACgtataataaattattattcGATTGGTATGAAAATACCTGATGTATAGCctcaagtattttgcatattattcTTGTGCAAGTCAAGTTCATTCCAACTTCTATTCTAGAGGTTGCCGCTTCTGTTCGGGAAGCCAGATCGTACCAATCTTCTGACCGTTTTGCCTCCACGGATTCCTTTGTTAGCAAACGAGCTGAAAAAGTACTTGCTGTTACGCCGCATGATATAAGGGGACCTtatgacagttgaagacatCTAAGGgaccttaattttttttttatttgctaactaattttatttgctaattatctaatacatgcattcatctcttagactaggtgttccgtgttttcttaacactatcatccttatttgctatgttacgcttttagttattattaatacatttcaattgcctctggcagttagaatttttcctctggttgaattgaaccatgtaggaattacaatgttttcaacttaaactaaacttaacctatttaaaactaagggtacaaggagttaatcgttgcaatagaagattgcaacgatttttgtctaaaattgaaattattttgttggacatttgttgcaatgtctcgaTATTAGAAATTATATGAAGTTCGTTGGTACTATACCAAGGAGGCAACTTcggaatcattttcaaaattttattttgagtcctctggagtgccttctttctggtattgcagcaactagtccatattggcacagcatacaacatggcaggtctaaaatttgtttgtaaatcaaaagttcgttcttaagacaaagttatgattttctgtttataagtggatataggcacttaatatatttgttacattttgcttgaaggccttcaatgtgatttttaaagttaatttttgatctagcagaagtcctaaatatttagcttcgctag
The nucleotide sequence above comes from Armigeres subalbatus isolate Guangzhou_Male chromosome 3, GZ_Asu_2, whole genome shotgun sequence. Encoded proteins:
- the LOC134224190 gene encoding glycoprotein-N-acetylgalactosamine 3-beta-galactosyltransferase 1-like isoform X2 — its product is MDRTRSSLYMKKPSISRKHFAFLFAIIVACMFTILSILQTNDNGVAQHRYGAAIEEQLLMHSVNLTDTVRVLCWVMTTPANHETKALHVKRTWGRRCNKLLLMSSFEDAKVGTIALDGVGEGRQSLWNKTREAFRYVYEQHLDEYDWFMKADDDTYVIMENLRFFLYPYSPQYPIFFGSKFRYPEYVRQGYFSGGAGYVLSREALKRFVEQALNNTETCSVAYDTEDLEMGRCMESVNVTAGDSRDLMGRKRFLPMEPLFHLTSNPAEDPDFWYKQYSFYEPFYGRNCCSDLAISFHYIQGRQMYVMDYLIYSLHPYGVSFRKPALQPKMSWDEALVVSGPYPLPSTTTTTTTTTTETTATESLEVDTQSESSAPLEFTQAIDALSNTSINSTQLNHIVDRLLENNVFFDKIVEKMKSHNKSSNSNI
- the LOC134224190 gene encoding glycoprotein-N-acetylgalactosamine 3-beta-galactosyltransferase 1-like isoform X1, whose amino-acid sequence is MISVIQLLCLVGTNDIATLTEKPSISRKHFAFLFAIIVACMFTILSILQTNDNGVAQHRYGAAIEEQLLMHSVNLTDTVRVLCWVMTTPANHETKALHVKRTWGRRCNKLLLMSSFEDAKVGTIALDGVGEGRQSLWNKTREAFRYVYEQHLDEYDWFMKADDDTYVIMENLRFFLYPYSPQYPIFFGSKFRYPEYVRQGYFSGGAGYVLSREALKRFVEQALNNTETCSVAYDTEDLEMGRCMESVNVTAGDSRDLMGRKRFLPMEPLFHLTSNPAEDPDFWYKQYSFYEPFYGRNCCSDLAISFHYIQGRQMYVMDYLIYSLHPYGVSFRKPALQPKMSWDEALVVSGPYPLPSTTTTTTTTTTETTATESLEVDTQSESSAPLEFTQAIDALSNTSINSTQLNHIVDRLLENNVFFDKIVEKMKSHNKSSNSNI